The sequence TCACGACGCTGGCCGTGCCCCTCAAGTACCAGCACCGGGTGCTGTTCTGGGGAATCTTCGGGGCGCTGGTGTTCCGGGGGCTGTTCATCGGCCTCGGCACCGCGCTGGTCACCCGGTTCGTGTTCGTCCTGGTGATCTTCGGAGTGTTTCTCGTGTTCACCGGAGCAAAGGTCATCCGGCACCGCGACGACGAAGGAGAAGGTGCGAACAAGATCCTCGGACTGGTGCAACGTTTCGTGCCGGTGTCGAAGGAACTCGATGGGCACAACTTCTTCACGAAGGTCAACGGGCGACGCCTCGCCACCCCGCTGTTCGCCGCCCTGATCGTGGTGGAGATCACCGACATCATCTTCGCGGTCGACTCGGTGCCGGCGATCCTGGCCGTCTCGCACGAACCGTTCCTGGTCTACTCGTCCAACGCCTTTGCGATCCTCGGCCTGCGGGCGATGTACTTCCTACTCGCCAACGCCCGCAAGCGGTTCCACTACCTGTCGCACGGACTGGGAGCGGTGTTGATCTTCGTGGGGCTCAAGATGACTGTGGCCCCGTGGTACCACGTCAACACCTTCCTCTCTCTCGGGGTGATCCTCTCGATCCTGGCCGCGGCGATGATCTTCAGCGAGCGACGCCAGCGGAGGCTGCAGGCGGCGGGGGACCCGGCGCACCTGCCGCACGACCACGACGAGGTCTAGTGGCCGCTGCCGACCGCCCGGCTGATGGCCAGCTGGGCATCGGCGAGATCCTCCAACATCCGGGCGTAGATAGGCATGCGCTTCTCCGTGCAGCAGCCGACCTGCAAGCGCCCGATCTGACTGCCCATCTCCTCGAGGGTCACGATGGCGGCCGGGGCCACCTCGGGCTTGGATGCGATCTCCTCGATCTCCCGGCGGACGGCAGCCAGGGCGGCGGCCAGTGCCTTCATCCGCGG is a genomic window of Acidimicrobiia bacterium containing:
- a CDS encoding TerC family protein, producing the protein MLAAPAIPRENFVSIDVPMGAWIGLGITILILLSIDLYRHRDDHEPSQREALFESGAWVACGLAFSGVVAFVWGAEAFGEYLSGYLIEKSLSVDNVFVWAILLTTLAVPLKYQHRVLFWGIFGALVFRGLFIGLGTALVTRFVFVLVIFGVFLVFTGAKVIRHRDDEGEGANKILGLVQRFVPVSKELDGHNFFTKVNGRRLATPLFAALIVVEITDIIFAVDSVPAILAVSHEPFLVYSSNAFAILGLRAMYFLLANARKRFHYLSHGLGAVLIFVGLKMTVAPWYHVNTFLSLGVILSILAAAMIFSERRQRRLQAAGDPAHLPHDHDEV